A stretch of the Actinotalea sp. JY-7876 genome encodes the following:
- a CDS encoding diguanylate cyclase yields MRRLRPDGPAARGAGPTGIVTELRRSHVALVAALAAMLAMALVTSGYLLVVSEPAVVRSTNLTREARLMQEGMLNQETGLRGWLATGDEVFLGPYEQGRADVDAAGARLLEYAADDPGLTALVVETMLARQAWQSWADDVVDGTTRISALTPAATTRLLLAGKDLFDVYRAADTVTIDTVVEQRNAALVAQRGALVAGMGGSVVTVTGAAALATRRRRRLTSAVIAPVDELLRTIDALREGDLSARVPVTGISELDTMGSALDRLASDLQAAGELGVAREERLALLAERLASVVRIAREVSGSTSVRYVAESVSDAAADLLGAPVTLWIRGDDGELHAVRCSDDPHGTVPSSDTPLPPAVVASAADARPVAEEQGSAHPLVLGGSVVGVLHLGGIGAQAGRAVDPDTLEVLTALLSTAAAALESARLHGSARDQAEHDALTRLPNRRRLEADLAVEWERAERYGRPLTFLMLDLDHFKRLNDQHGHLAGDAVLRAVAHAVRRELRSSDTAYRFGGEEIAVLLRETDAATAQAAAERLRAAVADVVVPDVPTYVTASVGVAYRTDDMLVASDLVGAADAALYTAKRSGRDRVALALV; encoded by the coding sequence GTGAGACGTCTGCGCCCCGACGGGCCCGCCGCGCGGGGCGCCGGCCCCACGGGCATCGTGACGGAGCTGCGGCGCAGCCACGTCGCGCTCGTCGCGGCGCTCGCCGCGATGCTCGCGATGGCCCTCGTGACCTCCGGCTACCTGCTGGTCGTCAGCGAGCCCGCCGTCGTGCGGTCGACCAACCTCACGCGCGAGGCACGCCTCATGCAGGAGGGCATGCTCAACCAGGAGACCGGGCTGCGGGGGTGGCTCGCGACGGGTGACGAGGTCTTCCTCGGGCCGTACGAGCAGGGCCGCGCCGACGTCGACGCCGCGGGCGCCCGACTCCTCGAGTACGCGGCGGACGACCCCGGCCTGACGGCGCTCGTCGTCGAGACCATGCTCGCGCGCCAGGCGTGGCAGTCGTGGGCGGACGACGTCGTGGACGGGACCACCCGGATCTCGGCGCTCACCCCGGCGGCGACCACGCGCCTCCTGCTCGCGGGCAAGGACCTGTTCGACGTCTACCGCGCCGCCGACACCGTGACGATCGACACGGTCGTCGAGCAGCGCAACGCGGCGCTCGTGGCCCAGCGTGGTGCGCTGGTCGCGGGCATGGGCGGGTCGGTCGTGACCGTGACCGGTGCGGCGGCCCTCGCGACGCGCCGGCGCCGGCGGCTCACGAGCGCCGTGATCGCGCCCGTCGACGAGCTGCTGCGCACCATCGACGCCCTGCGCGAGGGGGACCTGTCCGCGCGCGTGCCCGTCACGGGCATCTCCGAGCTCGACACGATGGGCTCGGCGCTCGACCGGCTCGCGTCGGACCTGCAGGCCGCGGGCGAGCTCGGGGTGGCCCGCGAGGAGCGGCTGGCGCTCCTGGCGGAGCGCCTGGCGAGCGTGGTCCGGATCGCGCGGGAGGTCTCCGGCAGCACGAGCGTGCGGTATGTCGCCGAGTCGGTGAGCGACGCCGCCGCGGACCTGCTGGGTGCGCCCGTGACGCTCTGGATCCGGGGGGACGACGGCGAGCTGCACGCGGTGCGGTGCAGCGACGACCCGCACGGCACGGTGCCCTCGTCGGACACGCCGCTGCCGCCGGCCGTGGTGGCGAGCGCCGCCGACGCGCGTCCGGTCGCGGAGGAGCAGGGCAGCGCCCACCCGCTGGTGCTCGGCGGCTCCGTCGTCGGTGTCTTGCACCTGGGCGGCATCGGCGCGCAGGCGGGCCGCGCGGTGGACCCGGACACGCTCGAGGTCCTCACGGCCCTGCTGTCGACGGCGGCGGCGGCACTCGAGTCCGCGCGCCTGCACGGCTCGGCGCGCGACCAGGCCGAGCACGACGCCCTGACCCGCCTGCCCAACCGACGCCGGCTCGAGGCCGACCTCGCCGTCGAGTGGGAGCGCGCGGAGCGCTACGGGCGCCCGCTGACGTTCCTCATGCTCGACCTGGACCACTTCAAGCGGCTCAACGACCAGCACGGTCACCTCGCGGGCGACGCCGTGCTGCGGGCCGTGGCGCACGCGGTCCGGCGCGAGCTGCGCTCGAGCGACACCGCGTACCGGTTCGGCGGCGAGGAGATCGCCGTGCTCCTGCGCGAGACCGACGCCGCGACCGCCCAGGCGGCGGCCGAGCGGCTGCGCGCGGCCGTGGCCGACGTCGTCGTGCCGGACGTGCCGACCTACGTGACGGCGTCCGTCGGCGTCGCGTACCGCACCGACGACATGCTGGTGGCGTCCGACCTGGTGGGCGCGGCCGACGCCGCCCTCTACACGGCCAAGCGCAGCGGACGGGACCGCGTGGCGCTCGCGCTCGTCTGA
- a CDS encoding MFS transporter, which translates to MSVLGDLKIVAVHPGFRRLFAVRLVSQTGDGMFQVGLATLFFFAPERMTTASGVAAAFAVLLLPFTVVGPWAGVLLDRWRRRQVLLVGNAVRVVLTLVLAALLAGVGVGPAVYVLTLVTLSVNRFLLSALSAGLPRVVPREQLLMANSITPTLGAAAAGVGGALGLVGGIVAPAGPAHDAVVLVGAAVVFAAASALALRLGPDQLGPTRRAGADELRAKLREVAAGLGAGARHLVARRTPAMALGVMAAHRFIYGVTFIASILIARNLLSDPADSAAGLATFGLVLGASAVGFAGAVILTPLAHQRLTPEQWIVVCLGIGAGSQVLLAVTVERTAVLVGAVLLGLAAQGTKIAVDTIVQRDTDDEFRGRAFALYDVFYNAAFVGAAALAAAVLPDTGWSRPAFAALAVAYVVTAALLRLGVARAAAAAARHVGSDAVPL; encoded by the coding sequence GTGAGCGTGCTCGGAGACCTGAAGATCGTCGCCGTGCACCCCGGGTTCCGGCGGCTGTTCGCCGTGCGCCTCGTGTCCCAGACCGGCGACGGGATGTTCCAGGTCGGCCTGGCGACGCTCTTCTTCTTCGCGCCCGAGCGGATGACGACGGCGTCGGGCGTCGCGGCCGCCTTCGCGGTGCTCCTGCTGCCCTTCACGGTCGTCGGTCCGTGGGCGGGGGTCCTGCTCGACCGCTGGCGCCGGCGCCAGGTGCTGCTGGTCGGCAACGCGGTCCGGGTGGTCCTGACGCTCGTGCTCGCGGCCCTGCTGGCCGGCGTCGGCGTCGGACCCGCCGTGTACGTCCTCACGCTCGTGACGCTCTCGGTCAACCGGTTCCTGCTCTCGGCGCTCTCGGCCGGGCTGCCCCGCGTCGTGCCGCGCGAGCAGCTGCTCATGGCCAACTCGATCACGCCCACGCTGGGCGCGGCGGCCGCGGGCGTCGGCGGCGCCCTCGGACTGGTCGGCGGCATCGTCGCGCCGGCGGGACCCGCGCACGACGCCGTCGTGCTCGTCGGCGCCGCGGTGGTCTTCGCCGCCGCGTCGGCGCTCGCGCTGCGGCTCGGCCCGGACCAGCTCGGCCCGACCCGCCGCGCCGGTGCGGACGAGCTGCGCGCGAAGCTGCGCGAGGTCGCCGCCGGCCTCGGCGCGGGCGCGCGTCACCTCGTCGCGCGGCGCACCCCCGCGATGGCGCTCGGCGTCATGGCGGCGCACCGCTTCATCTACGGCGTGACGTTCATCGCGAGCATCCTCATCGCCCGGAACCTGCTCTCCGACCCCGCCGACAGCGCGGCCGGGCTCGCGACGTTCGGGCTCGTGCTCGGCGCGTCGGCCGTGGGCTTCGCGGGCGCCGTCATCCTGACGCCCCTCGCGCACCAGCGCCTCACCCCGGAGCAGTGGATCGTCGTCTGCCTCGGCATCGGCGCGGGCAGCCAGGTGCTGCTCGCCGTCACGGTGGAGCGGACCGCGGTGCTGGTCGGCGCCGTCCTGCTCGGCCTCGCCGCCCAGGGCACCAAGATCGCGGTCGACACCATCGTGCAGCGCGACACCGACGACGAGTTCCGCGGGCGCGCGTTCGCGCTCTACGACGTCTTCTACAACGCCGCCTTCGTGGGCGCCGCCGCCCTCGCGGCCGCCGTGCTGCCGGACACGGGCTGGTCCCGCCCCGCCTTCGCGGCCCTCGCGGTCGCCTACGTCGTCACGGCGGCCCTGCTGCGGCTGGGCGTCGCGCGGGCCGCCGCGGCGGCCGCCCGGCACGTCGGGTCGGACGCCGTCCCGCTCTAG
- a CDS encoding SpoIIE family protein phosphatase, which produces MSEPTGQADALADLAARAVVDALALPEGAHEQAAATLLVDLDAGTVVFANLLATQLAPDVRLPAPLAEWARAAGLRTQDGLGLDEGLRTLATIAREAPSRGIQVSAERATGDSALREALWVVGVPLAGAPAPLAHQALVVLLPLRSRTAAAAMPDLGTDVHARAAVASSVSFTITDPTQPGDPIVWVNPAFERVTGYRAEDVIGTNCRFLQGPDTDREVVARIRAALEARTTVADTLLNYRADGTPFWNQVVISPVLDADGHVTHHVGIQADVTERVQALLAREAALDEARVSSRRLHLLAEVSQTLAEHLDYTDAVRALAQVAVPRLASWGFVAVVDERGRFDGLHIVAADPVDAIDAAELERADLGWLTRSPRIAHALASPAGHVPVASPVDVASLAARTTPRQLALLHRLGLGSALVVPLRARDGVLGVLVLVVRDRHDLLQENVITAAHLGHRAGVGLDNVRLYQREREAAVTLQRSLLPELPEIPGLDVAAAYVPALDRAQVGGDWFDVLPLPDGAVGLAVGDVVGHDLHAAASMGQLRSVLRSYAWSGQDAGTVVARLDELVQGLGMADIATCVYLRLEGSTLRYTRAGHPPPFVRTADGVVRELDGALTTPVGVPVPGRPVVEAAVDLPPGAVLVVYTDGLLERRSRPLRRGIAELRATLEAMPDGMDARGICDHLVATLAGGEHEDDVCVLVVRRDAEPD; this is translated from the coding sequence GTGAGCGAGCCGACGGGCCAGGCCGACGCCCTCGCCGACCTGGCGGCGCGCGCCGTCGTCGACGCCCTGGCGCTGCCGGAGGGGGCGCACGAGCAGGCGGCGGCCACCCTGCTCGTCGACCTCGACGCGGGCACGGTCGTGTTCGCGAACCTCCTCGCGACCCAGCTCGCCCCGGACGTCCGCCTCCCGGCCCCGCTGGCCGAGTGGGCCCGCGCCGCCGGGCTCCGGACCCAGGACGGCCTCGGGCTCGACGAGGGCCTGCGCACGCTCGCGACGATCGCGCGCGAGGCGCCGTCGCGCGGGATCCAGGTCAGCGCGGAGCGGGCCACCGGCGACTCCGCCCTGCGCGAGGCGCTCTGGGTCGTCGGCGTGCCGCTCGCCGGCGCGCCCGCCCCGCTCGCGCACCAGGCGCTGGTCGTCCTGCTGCCGCTGCGGTCGCGGACCGCGGCGGCCGCCATGCCGGACCTGGGCACCGACGTCCACGCCCGCGCTGCGGTCGCGAGCAGCGTGTCGTTCACGATCACGGACCCCACCCAGCCCGGCGACCCGATCGTGTGGGTGAACCCGGCGTTCGAGCGCGTCACCGGCTACCGGGCCGAGGACGTCATCGGCACCAACTGCCGCTTCCTGCAGGGCCCTGACACCGACCGCGAGGTCGTGGCCCGCATCCGCGCCGCGCTCGAGGCCCGCACCACGGTCGCGGACACGCTCCTCAACTACCGCGCCGACGGCACGCCGTTCTGGAACCAGGTGGTCATCAGTCCCGTCCTGGACGCCGACGGCCACGTGACGCACCACGTCGGCATCCAGGCCGACGTCACCGAGCGCGTGCAGGCGCTGCTCGCGCGCGAGGCGGCGCTCGACGAGGCCCGGGTCTCGAGCCGCCGCCTGCACCTGCTGGCGGAGGTGAGCCAGACCCTCGCGGAGCACCTCGACTACACCGACGCGGTCCGGGCGCTCGCCCAGGTCGCCGTCCCGCGGCTCGCGTCGTGGGGCTTCGTCGCCGTCGTGGACGAGCGCGGCAGGTTCGACGGCCTGCACATCGTCGCGGCGGACCCGGTCGACGCCATCGACGCCGCGGAGCTCGAGCGCGCCGACCTCGGCTGGCTCACGCGCTCACCGCGCATCGCGCACGCGCTGGCGAGCCCGGCCGGACACGTCCCGGTGGCCTCCCCCGTCGACGTGGCGTCCCTGGCCGCCCGCACGACGCCGCGCCAGCTCGCCCTGCTCCACCGCCTCGGGCTGGGCAGCGCGCTCGTGGTGCCGCTGCGGGCCCGTGACGGCGTGCTGGGTGTCCTGGTCCTGGTCGTCCGAGACCGGCACGACCTGCTGCAGGAGAACGTCATCACGGCCGCGCACCTCGGGCACCGCGCCGGCGTGGGCCTCGACAACGTGCGCCTGTACCAGCGCGAGCGCGAGGCCGCGGTGACGCTCCAGCGCAGCCTGCTCCCCGAGCTGCCCGAGATCCCCGGCCTCGACGTCGCCGCGGCCTACGTCCCGGCCCTCGACCGCGCCCAGGTCGGGGGCGACTGGTTCGACGTCCTGCCGCTGCCCGACGGCGCCGTCGGCCTGGCCGTGGGCGACGTCGTGGGGCACGACCTGCACGCCGCCGCGTCCATGGGCCAGCTGCGGTCGGTCCTGCGCTCCTACGCGTGGTCCGGCCAGGACGCGGGCACGGTCGTCGCGCGGCTCGACGAGCTGGTCCAGGGGCTCGGCATGGCCGACATCGCCACCTGCGTCTACCTGCGCCTCGAGGGCTCGACCCTGCGCTACACCCGCGCGGGTCACCCGCCGCCGTTCGTCCGCACGGCCGACGGCGTCGTGCGGGAGCTGGACGGCGCGCTGACCACCCCGGTCGGGGTCCCGGTGCCCGGCCGGCCCGTCGTGGAGGCCGCGGTGGACCTGCCCCCCGGCGCGGTGCTGGTCGTCTACACCGACGGCCTCCTCGAGCGCCGCAGCCGTCCGCTGCGGCGCGGGATCGCCGAGCTGCGCGCGACGCTCGAGGCGATGCCCGACGGGATGGACGCCCGCGGCATCTGCGACCACCTGGTCGCGACGCTCGCGGGCGGCGAGCACGAGGACGACGTCTGCGTCCTGGTGGTGCGGCGGGACGCCGAGCCGGACTGA
- a CDS encoding pyrimidine dimer DNA glycosylase/endonuclease V: MRLWSVHPRYLDRQGLTAGWREALLAQKVLTGTTRGYRNHPQLRRFRVGEPGPVAPGGPPLDVGAPILTFLHALADEAARRGYSYDRTRVLGPPDAALRLDVTQGQLAHEWDHLRAKLAARSPDVLARWRDVEVPEPHPLFVVVPGPVADWEVVTDGGRPGGRPGGRPGGRAGPGA; this comes from the coding sequence ATGAGGCTCTGGTCGGTCCACCCGCGCTACCTCGACCGCCAGGGGCTCACGGCCGGCTGGCGCGAGGCCCTGCTCGCGCAGAAGGTGCTCACCGGCACCACGCGCGGGTACCGCAACCACCCCCAGCTGCGGCGCTTCCGCGTGGGCGAGCCCGGCCCCGTCGCGCCGGGCGGGCCGCCGCTCGACGTCGGGGCACCGATCCTGACCTTCCTGCACGCGCTCGCGGACGAGGCGGCCCGGCGCGGCTACTCCTACGACCGGACGCGCGTGCTCGGACCGCCCGACGCCGCCCTGCGCCTCGACGTGACGCAGGGGCAGCTGGCGCACGAGTGGGACCACCTGCGCGCGAAGCTCGCCGCCCGGAGCCCCGACGTCCTCGCGCGCTGGCGCGACGTCGAGGTTCCCGAGCCGCACCCGCTCTTCGTGGTCGTGCCCGGGCCCGTCGCGGACTGGGAGGTCGTCACGGACGGTGGACGGCCCGGTGGGCGGCCGGGCGGACGGCCGGGCGGACGGGCCGGGCCGGGAGCCTGA
- a CDS encoding CCA tRNA nucleotidyltransferase → MSTPLPPTSRPAATAPATTPDPGALAALQRRALTVIAELAPAAVELGEAFAREGHELALVGGPVRDAFLGRVSSDLDFATSATPDQTQRILAAWGDAHWDIGREFGTIGARRFARGGGADVVVEVTTYRTDEYDRTSRKPVVAFGDTLEGDLSRRDFTVNAMAVRLPSLTFVDPFDGLADLAKQVLRTPVTAEQSFDDDPLRMMRAARFVAQLGFALAPDVRTAMERMSDRITIVSAERVRDELVKIMLAPDPRPGLEVLVETGLADHVLPELPALRLEIDEHHRHKDVYQHSLTVLAQAIDLETGTHEHPTGPVPGPDLVLRLAALLHDVGKPATRRFESGGGVSFHHHEVVGAKLAARRLKALRFDKETVQAVARLTELHLRFHGYGESGWTDSAVRRYVTDAGPLLERLHRLTRSDCTTRNRRKAERLSFAYDDLERRIAELREHEELAAIRPDLDGEQIMAILGIPPGREVGQAYRFLLDLRMEHGPQDPAEAERALREWWAARG, encoded by the coding sequence GTGTCCACTCCTCTCCCGCCGACCTCGCGACCCGCTGCCACTGCGCCTGCCACCACGCCCGACCCGGGCGCCCTCGCGGCGCTCCAGCGCCGCGCGCTGACGGTCATCGCCGAGCTGGCCCCCGCCGCGGTGGAGCTCGGCGAGGCCTTCGCGCGAGAGGGCCACGAGCTGGCCCTGGTCGGCGGCCCCGTGCGCGACGCCTTCCTCGGCCGCGTGAGCAGCGACCTCGACTTCGCGACCTCCGCGACCCCGGACCAGACGCAGCGCATCCTCGCCGCGTGGGGCGACGCGCACTGGGACATCGGACGCGAGTTCGGCACCATCGGCGCCCGGCGCTTCGCGCGCGGCGGGGGTGCCGACGTCGTCGTGGAGGTCACGACCTACCGCACGGACGAGTACGACCGCACCTCGCGCAAGCCGGTCGTGGCGTTCGGCGACACGCTCGAGGGCGACCTGTCGCGGCGCGACTTCACCGTCAACGCGATGGCGGTCCGGCTGCCGTCCCTGACGTTCGTCGACCCCTTCGACGGCCTCGCGGACCTCGCGAAGCAGGTGCTGCGCACGCCGGTGACGGCCGAGCAGTCGTTCGACGACGACCCGCTGCGCATGATGCGCGCCGCGCGGTTCGTGGCCCAGCTCGGGTTCGCGCTCGCCCCGGACGTCCGCACCGCGATGGAGCGCATGTCCGACCGGATCACGATCGTGTCCGCGGAGCGGGTGCGCGACGAGCTCGTCAAGATCATGCTCGCGCCGGACCCGCGCCCGGGCCTCGAGGTCCTGGTCGAGACCGGCCTGGCCGACCACGTGCTGCCCGAGCTGCCGGCGCTGCGCCTGGAGATCGACGAGCACCACCGGCACAAGGACGTCTACCAGCACTCGCTCACGGTGCTGGCCCAGGCCATCGACCTCGAGACGGGCACGCACGAGCACCCGACGGGTCCGGTGCCCGGTCCCGACCTGGTCCTGCGGCTCGCCGCCCTGCTGCACGACGTCGGCAAGCCCGCGACGCGCCGCTTCGAGTCGGGCGGCGGGGTGAGCTTCCACCACCACGAGGTGGTGGGGGCCAAGCTGGCCGCGCGCCGGCTCAAGGCGCTGCGCTTCGACAAGGAGACGGTGCAGGCCGTGGCGCGCCTGACGGAGCTGCACCTGCGGTTCCACGGCTACGGCGAGAGCGGCTGGACGGACTCGGCCGTGCGCCGCTACGTCACCGACGCCGGGCCGCTGCTCGAGCGCCTGCACCGGCTCACGCGCTCGGACTGCACGACGCGGAACCGGCGCAAGGCCGAGCGGCTGTCCTTCGCCTACGACGACCTGGAGCGGCGCATCGCGGAGCTGCGCGAGCACGAGGAGCTGGCCGCCATCCGGCCCGACCTCGACGGCGAGCAGATCATGGCGATCCTCGGCATCCCGCCCGGCCGCGAGGTGGGGCAGGCCTACCGCTTCCTGCTCGACCTGCGCATGGAGCACGGGCCCCAGGACCCGGCCGAGGCCGAGCGGGCGCTGCGCGAGTGGTGGGCGGCGCGCGGCTGA
- a CDS encoding NUDIX hydrolase, protein MSSAVPHPRPGPVPAPPGGHALRIQAPDRTAASRRPVHTLPVVEETSAGGLVVRQDAGAPHAAVIARRNRAGRLEWCLPKGHLEGTETPAEAAVREIAEETGIRGEVVRALGTIDYWFTGDDRRVHKVVHHFLLHARGGVLSVDGDPDQEAEEVAWVALTALPERLAYPNERRLAQAATQLLAGEAG, encoded by the coding sequence ATGTCGAGCGCCGTCCCTCACCCGCGGCCGGGCCCCGTGCCCGCACCGCCCGGGGGCCACGCGCTGCGCATCCAGGCCCCCGACCGCACGGCCGCCTCGCGGCGCCCGGTGCACACCCTGCCGGTCGTCGAGGAGACCTCCGCGGGCGGGCTCGTGGTGCGCCAGGACGCCGGGGCGCCGCACGCCGCCGTCATCGCGCGCCGCAACCGGGCCGGGCGGCTCGAGTGGTGCCTGCCGAAGGGGCACCTCGAGGGCACGGAGACCCCGGCCGAGGCGGCCGTGCGGGAGATCGCGGAGGAGACGGGCATCCGCGGCGAGGTCGTGCGAGCGCTCGGCACCATCGACTACTGGTTCACGGGTGACGACCGCCGCGTGCACAAGGTCGTCCACCACTTCCTCCTGCACGCGCGCGGCGGCGTCCTGAGCGTCGACGGCGACCCCGACCAGGAGGCCGAGGAGGTCGCCTGGGTGGCGCTGACCGCGCTGCCCGAGCGGCTCGCGTACCCGAACGAGCGCCGGCTGGCCCAGGCCGCCACCCAGCTCCTCGCCGGCGAGGCCGGGTGA
- a CDS encoding DUF6049 family protein → MRARSVVRRAAVGSALLAALLGAPAVAAAQPAGGAPAGPATTASEREDLPLSIELDAVTGILEPGQDLVVSGTIRNTGDATLEIPRVVVHLERSAFASRTELDEWREADTTEPSGRGVLTVDLTEAVPPGAALPFTVTVPAASVGLRTSASWGPRGLAVEVVDRQDDVRRRQGLARTFTIWFPEQDVTPTSVSLAVPVVGPAAGSEPGTDTLLTALTRPGGRLTTLLNATADRPEITWLLDPWLVQRAAGGAAPAGPAWAERLLGAAADHEVALLPFADVDPSAIAHSGSTSLWDAAVARSALTAQEVGVPDPGLNRLVLPANPTPDAETAALAGTGGLMVVAPGALSPAAETSYTPSARSTVETAAGEVTVLVPDERLSAALETGTVQERLDDETRPDQLTPTTAAQDLLAELAVLTRERPNDARHVLISASRHWDPDPALVGAQLEALEAAPWVRTAPIAELATVEPVDRGRLPEREVATAEISPALISTLEQTLDQRVALASVAERPAALVGDLELERLTPLSVAWRDDPDGRDQVVAAAVARTDALRDAVTVRPGSDVFLVSTTGELPVVVENTLDQPVTVVVALRPSDPRLVADEAVTVTVPGEGQREVLLPVHAVQSADVPVTVELRTGDGVVLDDRTVLTVRVRAEWEGIGAAVLGGLLALGLVLGIVRTIRRGRTAARAAPVVAGPDALSPEEESDELEPSGTPGRAAP, encoded by the coding sequence ATGAGGGCGCGGTCGGTCGTCCGGCGCGCGGCCGTGGGCTCCGCGCTGCTCGCGGCGCTGCTGGGCGCGCCGGCCGTCGCCGCCGCCCAGCCGGCCGGCGGTGCTCCCGCCGGTCCGGCCACGACCGCGTCCGAGCGCGAGGACCTGCCGCTGAGCATCGAGCTGGACGCGGTGACGGGCATCCTCGAGCCCGGCCAGGACCTCGTCGTCTCGGGGACGATCCGCAACACCGGAGACGCGACTCTCGAGATCCCGCGCGTCGTGGTGCACCTCGAGCGGTCGGCGTTCGCCTCGCGCACCGAGCTCGACGAGTGGCGCGAGGCCGACACGACCGAGCCGTCGGGCCGCGGCGTGCTCACCGTGGACCTCACCGAGGCCGTGCCCCCCGGCGCCGCCCTGCCCTTCACCGTCACCGTGCCCGCCGCGTCCGTCGGCCTGCGCACCAGCGCCTCCTGGGGACCGCGCGGGCTCGCCGTGGAGGTCGTCGACCGCCAGGACGACGTCCGCCGCCGGCAGGGCCTGGCCCGCACGTTCACGATCTGGTTCCCCGAGCAGGACGTCACCCCGACGAGCGTCTCCCTCGCCGTCCCCGTCGTGGGACCGGCCGCCGGCAGCGAGCCGGGCACCGACACGCTGCTCACCGCCCTCACCCGCCCGGGTGGCCGGCTCACGACGCTGCTGAACGCCACCGCGGACCGGCCGGAGATCACCTGGCTCCTCGACCCGTGGCTGGTCCAGCGTGCGGCCGGTGGCGCCGCCCCCGCGGGTCCCGCCTGGGCCGAGCGGCTGCTCGGTGCGGCCGCGGACCACGAGGTGGCCCTGCTGCCGTTCGCCGACGTGGACCCGTCCGCGATCGCCCACTCCGGCTCGACCAGCCTCTGGGACGCCGCGGTCGCCCGCTCCGCGCTGACCGCGCAGGAGGTTGGCGTCCCGGACCCGGGGCTGAACCGCCTCGTCCTGCCGGCCAACCCGACACCCGACGCCGAGACGGCCGCCCTCGCGGGGACGGGCGGGCTCATGGTCGTCGCACCCGGTGCGCTGTCGCCCGCGGCCGAGACGAGCTACACGCCGTCGGCCCGCAGCACTGTCGAGACCGCCGCCGGTGAGGTCACCGTGCTCGTGCCCGACGAGCGGCTCTCGGCCGCCCTCGAGACCGGCACCGTGCAGGAGCGCCTCGACGACGAGACACGGCCCGACCAGCTGACGCCCACGACGGCGGCCCAGGACCTGCTCGCCGAGCTCGCGGTGCTGACCCGCGAGCGACCCAACGACGCGAGGCACGTGCTGATCTCGGCGTCGCGGCACTGGGACCCGGACCCCGCGCTCGTCGGCGCCCAGCTCGAGGCGCTCGAGGCGGCCCCCTGGGTGCGCACCGCACCGATCGCGGAGCTCGCGACCGTGGAGCCCGTCGACCGCGGCCGGCTCCCGGAGCGGGAGGTGGCCACGGCGGAGATCTCCCCGGCGCTGATCTCGACCCTCGAGCAGACGCTCGACCAGCGCGTCGCGCTCGCGTCGGTCGCCGAGCGCCCGGCGGCGCTGGTCGGTGACCTGGAGCTCGAGCGCCTCACGCCGTTGTCGGTGGCCTGGCGCGACGACCCCGACGGGCGGGACCAGGTGGTCGCGGCCGCGGTGGCACGTACGGACGCCCTGCGCGACGCCGTCACCGTGCGCCCCGGCAGCGACGTCTTCCTCGTCTCGACGACCGGCGAGCTGCCCGTCGTCGTGGAGAACACGCTCGACCAGCCCGTGACGGTCGTCGTCGCCCTGCGGCCCAGCGACCCCCGGCTCGTCGCCGACGAGGCCGTGACCGTCACGGTCCCGGGCGAGGGCCAGCGGGAGGTGCTGCTGCCGGTGCACGCCGTGCAGAGCGCCGACGTCCCCGTCACCGTCGAGCTGCGCACCGGGGACGGCGTCGTGCTGGACGACCGCACCGTCCTCACGGTCCGGGTGCGCGCCGAGTGGGAGGGGATCGGTGCCGCGGTGCTCGGCGGGCTCCTGGCCCTCGGCCTGGTCCTGGGCATCGTCCGCACCATCCGGCGCGGCCGGACCGCCGCCCGCGCGGCCCCGGTGGTGGCCGGGCCCGACGCCCTCTCGCCGGAGGAGGAGTCCGACGAGCTCGAGCCCAGCGGGACGCCGGGGCGGGCGGCACCGTGA